From Roseisolibacter agri, a single genomic window includes:
- a CDS encoding Rne/Rng family ribonuclease, which produces MKRDILINASPRETRVAILEDDQLVELLVDRPDARRMVGDVYLGKVEAVLPGIQAAFVNIGTDKAAFLHASDLVFDEDEDPDEPDEDDDEDEAPDAPPKKTGGRRRKEAPPIQDVLKKGQDLLVQVSKEPISTKGPRVTAQVSLAGRFLVYMPHASRVGVSRKISERDQRRKLKEMAGAVLPPDEGGVIVRTVSEDASQETFGRELSTLMNNWKRIKRKTRFMRAPALIHQETSLTRGLVRDLFSDKVDSLVVDSKAVFHEIQEYLKGIAADELAERVKLYEEPVPLFDKYDIETEIRDLFKRRCDLPSGGYLIIEPTEALVSVDVNSGRFVGKKDPEKTSLKTNVEAAREVARQLRLRDVGGIIVCDFIDMETQSNRDRVLQELRQALSRDRARTKAYQVSDLGLIEMTRQRVRQSHLQSMTAPCPTCAGTGRIFTPETVLRRMERSVKRMASEGKRDPLMVRLHPETALHVLTEEQDLVRKLEKTVGFTLELRDDPLLKPDEFKLVVKGAGRDVTDQYAVA; this is translated from the coding sequence ATGAAGCGCGACATTCTCATCAACGCGTCCCCGCGGGAGACCCGGGTCGCGATCCTGGAGGACGACCAGCTCGTCGAGCTGCTGGTCGATCGTCCGGACGCCCGCCGCATGGTGGGCGACGTCTACCTCGGCAAGGTCGAGGCGGTGCTGCCCGGCATCCAGGCGGCGTTCGTCAACATCGGGACGGACAAGGCGGCCTTCCTGCACGCCTCCGACCTCGTCTTCGACGAGGACGAGGACCCGGACGAGCCTGACGAGGACGACGACGAGGACGAGGCGCCCGACGCGCCCCCCAAGAAGACGGGGGGACGCCGCCGGAAGGAGGCGCCGCCGATCCAGGACGTCCTGAAGAAGGGGCAGGACCTCCTCGTCCAGGTCTCGAAGGAGCCCATCTCGACGAAGGGACCGCGCGTCACCGCGCAGGTCTCGCTCGCCGGCCGCTTCCTCGTCTACATGCCGCACGCCTCGCGCGTGGGCGTGAGCCGCAAGATCTCGGAGCGCGACCAGCGCCGGAAGCTGAAGGAGATGGCCGGCGCCGTCCTGCCGCCCGACGAGGGGGGCGTGATCGTGCGCACCGTCTCCGAGGACGCTTCGCAGGAGACGTTCGGGCGCGAGCTGTCGACGCTGATGAACAACTGGAAGCGCATCAAGCGGAAGACCCGCTTCATGCGCGCGCCGGCGCTCATCCACCAGGAGACGAGCCTCACGCGCGGCCTGGTGCGCGACCTGTTCAGCGACAAGGTCGACTCGCTGGTCGTCGACTCGAAGGCCGTCTTCCACGAGATCCAGGAGTACCTCAAGGGGATCGCGGCCGACGAGCTGGCGGAGCGGGTCAAGCTGTACGAGGAGCCGGTCCCGCTGTTCGACAAGTACGACATCGAGACCGAGATCCGCGACCTGTTCAAGCGGCGCTGCGACCTGCCATCCGGCGGCTACCTGATCATCGAGCCGACCGAGGCGCTGGTCTCGGTGGACGTGAACTCGGGCCGATTCGTCGGGAAGAAGGATCCCGAGAAGACGAGCCTCAAGACCAACGTCGAGGCGGCCCGCGAGGTCGCCCGGCAGCTGCGGCTGCGCGACGTGGGCGGGATCATCGTCTGCGACTTCATCGACATGGAGACGCAGTCGAACCGCGACCGGGTGCTGCAGGAGCTGCGGCAGGCGCTGTCGCGCGACCGGGCGCGGACCAAGGCCTACCAGGTGAGCGACCTGGGGCTGATCGAGATGACCCGCCAGCGCGTGCGACAGAGCCACCTGCAGAGCATGACGGCGCCGTGCCCGACCTGCGCCGGGACGGGCCGGATCTTCACCCCCGAGACGGTGCTGCGGCGGATGGAACGCTCGGTGAAGCGGATGGCGTCGGAGGGGAAGCGCGACCCGCTGATGGTCCGCCTGCACCCCGAGACGGCGCTCCACGTGCTGACCGAGGAGCAGGACCTGGTGCGGAAGCTCGAGAAGACGGTGGGCTTCACGCTGGAGCTGCGCGACGATCCGCTGCTGAAGCCGGACGAGTTCAAGCTGGTGGTGAAGGGCGCCGGCCGGGACGTCACGGACCAGTATGCGGTGGCCTGA
- a CDS encoding methyltransferase family protein, with amino-acid sequence MSKKPWSIQRLRVPLGFVVAALYLWGATRSPWLSWRSLALGAAVAVIGLVIRAWAAGHIVKNDRLATTGPYAHTRNPLYFGSFLLAAGCALAVHWALLVAVAVFWLAVYAPVIKRERAFVSARFPDAYAEWERHVPSFVPRVTPWRGGGSAASGDAPPFDLKLYLFHREWQAALGFLGVMAWLAYWTWRRQTGG; translated from the coding sequence TTGAGCAAGAAGCCCTGGTCGATCCAGCGGCTCCGGGTGCCGCTGGGCTTCGTCGTCGCCGCGCTCTACCTGTGGGGCGCGACCCGCTCGCCCTGGCTTTCGTGGCGGTCGCTCGCGCTGGGCGCGGCGGTCGCGGTGATCGGCCTCGTGATCCGCGCGTGGGCCGCGGGCCACATCGTCAAGAACGACCGCCTCGCGACGACCGGCCCGTACGCGCACACGCGCAACCCGCTCTACTTCGGCAGCTTCCTCCTCGCGGCCGGGTGCGCGCTCGCGGTGCACTGGGCGCTGCTGGTGGCGGTCGCGGTGTTCTGGCTGGCTGTCTACGCGCCGGTCATCAAGCGCGAGCGCGCGTTCGTGAGCGCGCGCTTCCCGGACGCGTACGCGGAGTGGGAGCGCCACGTGCCGTCGTTCGTGCCGCGCGTGACGCCGTGGCGGGGCGGGGGCTCCGCGGCCTCGGGCGACGCGCCGCCGTTCGACCTCAAGCTCTACCTGTTCCACCGCGAGTGGCAGGCGGCGCTGGGATTCCTGGGCGTGATGGCCTGGCTGGCCTACTGGACCTGGCGGCGGCAGACCGGGGGCTGA